In Bacillus cytotoxicus NVH 391-98, the following are encoded in one genomic region:
- the ymfI gene encoding elongation factor P 5-aminopentanone reductase — protein MKKYALVTGGSGGIGFAISKQLIEDGYTVYMHYNKNEEKVKELEKQIGEVIPVQANLACADGVEKLWAQIDHPIDTIVYAAGKSIFGLVTDVTNEQLDEMIALQVKSVYKLMSLALPPMIQRRKGSVVIISSIWGQIGASCEVLYSMVKGAQNAYTKALAKEVALSGIRVNAVAPGAIETEMLSIFSEEDKNGIAEEIPLGRIGSPKEVAKTVSFLISPGASYITGQIIGVNGGWYC, from the coding sequence ATGAAGAAATATGCGTTAGTGACTGGGGGAAGCGGAGGAATTGGCTTTGCAATTTCAAAGCAGTTAATAGAAGATGGGTATACAGTATATATGCACTACAATAAAAATGAAGAAAAAGTAAAGGAGTTAGAAAAACAAATTGGAGAAGTCATTCCTGTTCAAGCTAACTTAGCCTGTGCGGATGGAGTAGAGAAATTGTGGGCACAGATTGATCATCCGATTGATACGATTGTATACGCAGCGGGAAAAAGTATATTTGGCTTAGTTACTGATGTGACAAATGAACAACTTGATGAAATGATTGCATTGCAAGTGAAGAGTGTGTATAAGCTTATGTCGCTTGCATTGCCACCAATGATACAACGGAGAAAGGGTAGTGTTGTTATTATTTCGTCAATTTGGGGGCAAATTGGAGCTTCTTGCGAAGTATTATATTCCATGGTAAAAGGTGCACAAAATGCATATACAAAAGCTTTAGCGAAAGAAGTGGCTTTAAGTGGAATTCGTGTCAATGCAGTAGCGCCAGGGGCAATTGAAACAGAAATGTTAAGTATATTCTCAGAAGAAGATAAAAATGGAATTGCAGAGGAAATTCCATTGGGACGAATTGGTTCCCCAAAAGAGGTGGCAAAAACAGTTTCCTTTTTAATATCACCAGGAGCTTCTTATATAACAGGTCAAATTATTGGAGTAAATGGTGGATGGTATTGCTAA
- the yfmH gene encoding EF-P 5-aminopentanol modification-associated protein YfmH: MEKIAYDQLQETLYYEKLPNGLDVYILPKHGFNKTFATFTTKYGSIDNTFVPLGKEEMVRVPDGIAHFLEHKLFEKEDHDAFQLFSKQGASANAFTSFTRTAYLFSCTSNVEQNLNTLLNFVQEPYFSEKTVEKEKGIIGQEIQMYQDNPDWRLYFGLIDSLFVKHPIKIDIAGTIESISKITKDLLYECYETFYHPSNMLLFVVGAVDPEKTIALVRENQAKKDYQNQPEIIRSFESEPEEVNEKKKIISMSVQTPKCLVGIKAVGLKEKGEALLKQEIALTLLLDYLFGKGSAHYESLYNEGLIDETFSYDYTEESNFGFAMVGGDTKQPDELADRLKAILLQIDYNKIDANTLERVKKKKIGGFLRSLNSPEYIANQFTRYAFNETSLFDALSTLEGITVQDLQSAAKEFLVEDRMSICQVLPKK; encoded by the coding sequence ATGGAGAAGATTGCTTATGATCAATTACAAGAAACGCTTTATTATGAAAAGCTTCCAAATGGATTAGATGTATATATCTTACCGAAGCACGGATTCAATAAAACATTTGCAACGTTTACAACAAAGTACGGCTCTATCGATAATACATTCGTTCCTCTTGGAAAAGAAGAGATGGTTCGGGTGCCAGATGGAATCGCTCATTTCCTTGAACATAAATTGTTTGAAAAAGAGGATCATGACGCATTTCAGTTGTTTAGTAAGCAAGGAGCATCTGCAAATGCATTTACATCCTTTACAAGAACAGCGTATCTTTTTTCATGTACATCCAATGTGGAACAAAATTTAAATACATTATTAAATTTTGTTCAAGAACCATACTTTTCGGAAAAAACAGTGGAAAAAGAAAAAGGCATTATTGGTCAAGAAATTCAAATGTATCAAGATAACCCAGATTGGCGTTTATACTTTGGGTTAATTGATAGTCTATTTGTGAAACATCCGATTAAAATTGATATCGCTGGAACAATTGAATCGATAAGCAAAATTACGAAAGATTTATTGTATGAATGCTATGAAACATTTTATCATCCAAGTAATATGCTTTTATTTGTTGTTGGAGCTGTTGATCCAGAAAAGACAATCGCATTAGTACGAGAGAATCAAGCAAAAAAAGATTATCAAAATCAGCCAGAAATTATTCGTTCATTTGAAAGTGAACCAGAAGAGGTAAATGAGAAAAAGAAAATTATTTCGATGTCTGTTCAAACGCCAAAATGTTTAGTAGGAATTAAAGCAGTAGGGCTAAAAGAAAAAGGTGAGGCGCTTTTAAAACAAGAAATTGCACTGACGTTACTTTTAGATTACTTATTTGGAAAAGGATCAGCTCATTATGAGTCTTTATATAATGAAGGGCTCATTGACGAAACATTTTCTTATGATTATACAGAAGAGAGTAATTTTGGGTTTGCGATGGTTGGAGGCGATACAAAACAGCCAGATGAATTAGCAGATCGATTGAAAGCCATTTTGTTGCAAATAGATTATAATAAGATTGATGCAAATACATTAGAACGTGTAAAGAAAAAGAAAATTGGAGGATTTTTACGCTCTCTTAATTCACCTGAATATATTGCAAATCAATTTACAAGATATGCATTTAATGAAACGAGTTTATTTGATGCATTATCTACTTTAGAAGGCATAACAGTTCAAGATTTACAAAGTGCAGCAAAAGAATTTTTAGTGGAAGACAGAATGAGTATTTGCCAAGTATTACCAAAGAAATAA
- the yfmF gene encoding EF-P 5-aminopentanol modification-associated protein YfmF — translation MKLMEQQMHELGGLRVHIIPTDKYKTNTFVFRFKAPLNEETVTERAILPYVLQSATEKLPSVIRLRQYLEELYGSSLAVDVSKKGEEHIISIYMDVANEKYLQDAPPLFEKALSMLSDIVLHPATEGKGFLQSIVESEKRALLQRIEATYDDKMRYANERLIEEMCKVEPYRLSSNGKKEDVPLITSEKLYQYYQKVLAEDEMDLYIIGDISDNAAELVRKYFSISPRVPKEKNVILHKRNNEEKEVVEKQELKQSKLNIGYRTYVTYRDEDYFALQLFNGLFGGFSHSKLFVNVREKNSLAYYAASRFESHKGLLFVMSGIEGKNYEKAVAIIKEQMKAMKNGDFSEEEIQQTKSVIRNQILEAIDTPRGFVELLYHGIIAEHTRPVEEWVTGIESVTKEEIVKVANQIELDTIYFLHGTEGE, via the coding sequence ATGAAATTGATGGAACAGCAAATGCATGAGTTAGGTGGTTTACGAGTACATATCATTCCAACAGATAAGTATAAAACAAATACATTTGTATTTCGCTTTAAGGCACCTTTAAATGAAGAAACTGTGACAGAGCGTGCTATTTTGCCTTACGTTTTACAAAGCGCTACCGAGAAATTGCCATCTGTCATTCGTCTTCGCCAATATTTAGAGGAATTATATGGGTCTTCTTTAGCGGTAGATGTAAGTAAAAAAGGTGAGGAGCATATCATATCTATTTACATGGATGTCGCCAATGAGAAATATTTACAAGATGCTCCGCCTCTTTTTGAAAAAGCGCTTTCTATGTTATCTGATATTGTGTTACATCCAGCAACTGAAGGAAAGGGTTTTTTACAGTCTATTGTGGAGAGTGAGAAGCGAGCGCTTCTACAACGAATTGAAGCAACATATGATGATAAAATGCGTTATGCAAATGAACGTCTCATTGAAGAAATGTGTAAAGTCGAACCATATCGATTAAGCTCCAACGGGAAAAAAGAAGATGTTCCGCTCATTACAAGTGAAAAGTTATATCAATATTATCAAAAAGTGTTAGCGGAAGATGAAATGGATCTTTATATTATTGGAGATATTTCAGACAATGCAGCCGAACTCGTTCGTAAATATTTTTCCATTTCACCACGCGTACCGAAAGAAAAAAATGTAATACTTCATAAACGAAATAACGAAGAAAAAGAGGTTGTTGAGAAACAAGAACTAAAACAAAGTAAATTAAATATCGGTTATCGCACATATGTGACCTATCGTGATGAAGATTACTTTGCACTACAATTATTTAACGGTTTATTTGGTGGGTTCTCGCATTCCAAATTGTTTGTGAATGTTCGGGAAAAAAATAGTTTAGCGTATTATGCCGCTTCACGCTTTGAAAGTCATAAAGGCTTGCTCTTTGTTATGTCTGGAATTGAAGGAAAGAATTATGAAAAAGCGGTTGCTATTATTAAAGAGCAGATGAAGGCGATGAAGAATGGTGATTTCTCAGAGGAAGAAATTCAGCAAACAAAAAGTGTAATTCGAAATCAAATTTTAGAAGCGATTGATACACCACGTGGTTTCGTTGAACTATTATACCATGGTATTATTGCGGAACATACACGTCCAGTAGAAGAATGGGTCACGGGAATAGAATCGGTTACGAAAGAAGAAATTGTGAAGGTCGCAAATCAAATTGAGTTAGATACGATTTACTTCTTACATGGAACGGAGGGAGAATAG
- a CDS encoding ABC transporter permease — protein MNFLDILAILVTGTLYTAAPLIFTALGGVFSERSGVVNIALEGLMLFGAFIGVVTTLLMGDTWGTMTPWIALVFAAIGGGIFALLHAVASITFRADQVVSGVAINFLALGLTVFAIKKIFGKGQTDFIQYRIEKIDVPGLSDVPVIGKIFFSSVPVTSYIAIILAFIVWYIIYKTPFGLRLRAVGEHPMAADTMGINVYKMRYIAVCISGMFAGVGGAIFAMSISNNFSGATITGQGFLALAAMIFGKWNPLGALGAALFFGFAQSLGVTGGTIPVLKEIPSVFLTILPYVFTILALVGFVGRSEAPKALGTPYEKGKR, from the coding sequence ATGAACTTCTTAGATATTTTAGCCATTCTTGTGACAGGTACATTATATACAGCGGCCCCACTTATTTTTACAGCGCTTGGTGGAGTGTTCAGTGAACGTTCTGGAGTTGTAAACATCGCATTAGAAGGGTTAATGTTATTTGGTGCATTTATTGGTGTTGTGACAACTTTATTAATGGGAGATACATGGGGTACGATGACCCCTTGGATTGCACTTGTTTTTGCAGCAATTGGCGGTGGGATATTTGCACTTCTTCACGCCGTTGCTTCCATTACATTTCGTGCGGACCAAGTTGTTAGTGGAGTAGCAATCAACTTTTTAGCGCTTGGTTTGACTGTTTTTGCGATTAAGAAAATTTTCGGTAAAGGTCAAACTGATTTTATTCAATATCGTATTGAAAAAATCGACGTTCCGGGGCTTTCAGACGTTCCTGTTATTGGAAAAATATTTTTCTCCAGTGTACCCGTAACATCGTATATTGCTATTATTTTAGCTTTTATTGTTTGGTATATTATTTATAAAACGCCGTTTGGTCTTCGTCTTCGCGCAGTTGGTGAACATCCAATGGCAGCTGATACAATGGGGATTAATGTATATAAAATGCGTTACATTGCCGTTTGTATTTCAGGTATGTTTGCAGGCGTTGGCGGTGCCATCTTTGCCATGTCCATCTCAAATAACTTTTCAGGTGCAACGATTACAGGACAAGGTTTCTTGGCGCTAGCTGCTATGATTTTCGGGAAATGGAATCCGCTTGGGGCGCTAGGAGCGGCTTTGTTCTTCGGGTTTGCACAATCCCTTGGAGTAACGGGAGGAACTATTCCTGTACTGAAAGAAATACCAAGTGTTTTCTTAACCATTTTGCCATATGTGTTTACGATTTTAGCACTAGTGGGTTTTGTTGGACGTTCAGAAGCGCCAAAAGCGCTGGGAACACCATATGAAAAAGGAAAGAGATAA
- a CDS encoding ABC transporter permease, producing MAKNFLTERTINILVPVLSVLFGLLVGAIVMIVSGYDPIVGYAALWEGMVGNPQAIGETLRTMIPLVLAGLSVAFAFRTGLFNIGVEGQLLVGWLAAVWFGYAVSLPAFLHIPLSILIAAIVGGLWGFIPGYLKGKFKVNEVIVTIMMNYIALYVTYDLIKRFLHEANEKSYDIQPSASLASEWLSSLTEGSRLHWGILVAILIAILMWFLLDRTTLGYELKSVGFNQHASQYAGMKVSRNVILSMTIAGAFAGIGGAMEGLGTFQNMTAMTSFTGIGFDGIAVALLGSNNPFGILLAALLFGGLKSAAPQMNFEADVPSELINVIIACIIFFVACSYVLRWALTRMSKEGK from the coding sequence ATGGCTAAAAATTTTTTAACGGAGCGAACGATTAATATTTTAGTACCTGTGTTATCTGTTCTTTTTGGTTTGCTTGTAGGAGCCATTGTTATGATAGTGAGCGGATATGATCCGATTGTTGGGTATGCAGCATTGTGGGAAGGAATGGTTGGAAACCCGCAAGCTATAGGTGAAACACTTCGTACGATGATCCCTCTTGTGTTAGCTGGTCTTTCCGTTGCCTTTGCATTCCGTACAGGTCTATTTAATATCGGAGTAGAGGGGCAATTGTTAGTCGGATGGCTTGCAGCAGTTTGGTTCGGTTATGCAGTGTCATTACCAGCATTCTTGCATATTCCGCTATCTATTTTAATTGCAGCAATCGTTGGTGGTTTATGGGGATTTATTCCAGGGTACTTAAAAGGGAAATTTAAAGTAAATGAAGTGATTGTAACCATTATGATGAACTATATTGCACTGTATGTGACATATGACCTCATTAAACGTTTTTTACATGAAGCGAATGAAAAATCATATGATATTCAGCCAAGTGCATCGTTAGCGTCTGAATGGCTTTCTTCTTTAACGGAAGGATCACGTCTGCACTGGGGGATTCTTGTTGCGATTCTCATTGCGATTCTCATGTGGTTCTTATTAGATCGAACAACGTTAGGTTATGAATTAAAATCAGTTGGATTTAATCAACATGCTTCGCAATATGCTGGTATGAAAGTTTCTCGTAATGTCATTTTATCGATGACAATTGCAGGTGCCTTTGCAGGTATTGGTGGAGCGATGGAAGGGCTTGGAACCTTTCAAAATATGACAGCGATGACCTCGTTTACTGGAATTGGATTTGACGGAATTGCAGTCGCTCTTCTTGGTAGCAATAACCCATTTGGTATCTTGCTTGCAGCTTTATTATTTGGTGGTTTGAAAAGTGCAGCGCCGCAAATGAACTTTGAAGCAGATGTGCCATCTGAATTAATCAATGTCATTATTGCATGTATTATTTTCTTTGTTGCTTGTAGCTATGTTTTACGCTGGGCACTGACACGCATGAGCAAGGAGGGGAAATAA
- a CDS encoding ABC transporter ATP-binding protein yields the protein MEYVIEMNNITKVFPGIVANDDITLQVKQGEIHALLGENGAGKSTLMNVLFGLYQPEQGEIKIKGKPVKITNPNIANNFGIGMVHQHFMLVHNFTVTENIILGNEPKKKGKIAVDEAAEEIKKLSEQYGLAVDPYAKIEDISVGMQQRVEILKTLYRGAEILIFDEPTAVLTPQEIHELIQIMKKLVQEGKSIILITHKLKEIMEVCDRCTIIRKGKGIGTVDVANTDEHKLAELMVGRQVNFKTEKLDAKPEKDVLSIANLVVRDARQLPAVKGLDLTVRAGEIVGIAGIDGNGQSELIEAITGLRKVESGSIAMNGKEITNWPVRRITEEGIGHIPEDRHKHGLVLDFSVRDNIVLQTYYKNPFSKKGFLNFNTITKKAKELIAQFDVRTPSEYTLARALSGGNQQKAIIAREVDRNPDLLIAAQPTRGLDVGAIEFIHKKLIEQRDKGKAVLLVSLELDEILNVSDRVAVIYEGKIVAIVDAKATDEQELGLLMAGGTGEEKVSTNG from the coding sequence ATGGAATACGTAATTGAGATGAACAATATTACAAAAGTATTCCCAGGCATTGTGGCGAATGATGATATTACGCTGCAAGTAAAACAGGGAGAAATACACGCTTTGCTCGGGGAAAATGGAGCAGGGAAATCAACGCTAATGAATGTTCTTTTTGGACTGTACCAGCCAGAGCAAGGAGAAATTAAAATTAAAGGGAAGCCTGTAAAAATTACAAATCCTAATATTGCGAATAATTTTGGAATTGGCATGGTTCACCAACATTTTATGCTTGTTCACAATTTTACCGTTACAGAGAATATTATTCTTGGAAATGAACCGAAGAAAAAAGGGAAAATTGCAGTTGATGAAGCGGCAGAAGAAATTAAAAAGTTATCTGAACAATACGGTCTAGCGGTAGACCCGTATGCGAAAATTGAAGATATTTCAGTTGGGATGCAGCAGCGGGTTGAAATTTTAAAGACGCTTTATCGAGGAGCTGAAATTTTAATATTTGATGAACCAACAGCAGTATTAACTCCTCAGGAAATTCATGAGCTGATTCAAATTATGAAAAAACTTGTACAAGAAGGAAAATCTATTATTCTAATTACTCATAAATTAAAAGAAATTATGGAAGTTTGTGATCGTTGTACGATTATTCGAAAAGGAAAAGGAATCGGTACAGTTGACGTTGCAAATACAGATGAACATAAACTTGCGGAACTAATGGTTGGACGTCAAGTGAATTTTAAAACAGAAAAATTAGACGCAAAACCTGAGAAAGATGTACTTTCGATTGCGAACCTTGTTGTTCGTGATGCACGTCAATTACCTGCTGTAAAAGGCCTTGACTTAACTGTTCGTGCAGGAGAAATTGTTGGTATTGCAGGAATTGATGGGAATGGACAAAGTGAATTAATAGAGGCGATTACTGGTTTACGAAAAGTTGAGTCAGGTTCTATTGCAATGAATGGGAAAGAGATAACGAATTGGCCTGTGAGACGAATTACAGAAGAGGGAATTGGTCATATTCCAGAAGACCGTCATAAACATGGACTCGTCTTGGATTTTTCCGTAAGAGATAATATTGTTTTACAAACATATTATAAAAACCCGTTTTCGAAAAAAGGTTTTTTAAATTTTAATACTATTACAAAAAAAGCGAAAGAGCTTATTGCGCAGTTTGATGTGCGTACACCGAGTGAATATACATTGGCTCGGGCGCTATCTGGTGGGAATCAGCAAAAAGCCATTATTGCTCGTGAGGTCGATCGCAATCCGGACTTATTAATTGCGGCACAGCCAACGCGTGGTCTTGATGTAGGGGCAATTGAATTTATTCATAAAAAATTAATCGAGCAAAGAGATAAAGGGAAAGCGGTCCTACTTGTGTCTTTAGAGCTTGACGAAATTTTAAATGTAAGTGACCGTGTGGCTGTTATTTATGAAGGGAAAATTGTTGCAATTGTTGATGCAAAAGCAACGGATGAACAAGAGTTAGGTCTTTTAATGGCTGGTGGAACAGGGGAAGAGAAGGTGAGTACAAATGGCTAA
- a CDS encoding BMP family lipoprotein, with protein sequence MKKKAGLLLSLTLAASTVLGACGNSDKASSDKKDSKGFKVGMVTDIGGVDDKSFNQSAWEGLTKFGKDNDLKKNEGYRYLQSSKDSDYIPNLTKFAKGNYNVTFGIGYLMEDSIEKVADQYPKKQFAIVDAVVEKPNVTSITFKDHEGSFLVGVAAAMTTKSNKVGFVGGVKSPLISKFESGFKAGVKAVNPNIEIVAQYADAFDKPEKGSVLASAMYGQGVDVIYHASGATGNGVFTEAKNRKKKGENVWVIGVDRDQNQEGMPENVTLTSMVKRVDVAVAKVAQEAKDGKLKGGKIEEFGLKDDGIGIAKTTDNVKKANPEILTKIEEFEKKITAGEIKVPATDDEYKEYEASLTK encoded by the coding sequence ATGAAGAAAAAAGCAGGTCTTTTATTATCATTAACGTTAGCAGCGAGTACAGTGTTAGGGGCATGTGGTAACTCAGACAAAGCAAGTAGTGACAAGAAGGATAGTAAGGGTTTTAAAGTTGGTATGGTTACCGATATTGGTGGGGTTGATGATAAATCCTTTAACCAATCAGCGTGGGAAGGATTAACAAAGTTCGGTAAAGATAATGATTTGAAAAAAAATGAAGGCTATCGTTATCTTCAATCAAGTAAAGACTCAGATTATATTCCAAACTTAACAAAGTTTGCGAAAGGAAATTATAATGTAACATTTGGTATTGGATATTTAATGGAAGACTCTATTGAAAAAGTAGCAGATCAATATCCGAAAAAACAATTTGCCATTGTAGACGCTGTTGTGGAAAAACCAAATGTAACAAGTATTACATTTAAAGACCATGAAGGATCTTTCCTTGTTGGGGTTGCGGCGGCGATGACGACAAAATCTAATAAAGTGGGCTTTGTCGGCGGAGTAAAGAGTCCATTAATTAGCAAGTTTGAATCGGGATTTAAAGCTGGAGTGAAAGCAGTAAATCCAAACATTGAAATCGTTGCACAATATGCAGATGCCTTTGATAAACCAGAAAAAGGATCTGTATTAGCATCAGCAATGTATGGTCAAGGTGTAGACGTAATTTATCACGCATCTGGTGCAACGGGTAATGGTGTATTTACAGAAGCGAAAAACCGTAAGAAAAAAGGTGAAAATGTTTGGGTAATTGGTGTTGACCGTGACCAAAATCAAGAAGGTATGCCTGAAAATGTAACGTTGACGTCTATGGTAAAACGTGTTGACGTTGCAGTAGCAAAAGTAGCGCAAGAAGCAAAAGATGGAAAATTAAAAGGTGGTAAAATAGAAGAATTCGGTTTGAAAGATGATGGTATTGGTATTGCGAAGACAACTGACAATGTGAAAAAAGCAAATCCAGAAATCTTAACAAAAATAGAAGAGTTTGAGAAGAAAATTACAGCTGGTGAAATTAAAGTACCTGCAACTGATGATGAGTACAAAGAGTATGAGGCTTCTCTAACGAAATAA